The following are encoded together in the Sinorhizobium terangae genome:
- a CDS encoding LysR family transcriptional regulator, translated as MSYLDNVRVFVRVVELGTLSAAGRDQRVTPAVASNRIKELERHMGVRLFNRTTRKLTPTEHGRVFYDGAVKILEAVNEAESAIADLSRNPKGALRITAPLGIGRRLIASGIPEFHDKYPDIEVRLRLSDHNIDILSEGVDVAFKLGILEDSNLRMRGIMNCDRVVCGAPAYFERRGTPATPDELITEHHDCLLLRYPGSKEYYWTLQTPDGVRKFEVSGPYDSDDGDVLTQWALDGRGIINKPLFEVKQYINEGVLVPILQDTPPLSAQLAAIYPHKRFQDPKVRLIIDFMAERCQRLIGKLLA; from the coding sequence TGGAACTCGGAACGCTGTCGGCCGCAGGGCGCGACCAGCGGGTGACGCCTGCGGTTGCCAGCAACCGGATAAAGGAGTTGGAGCGGCATATGGGCGTTCGCCTCTTCAACCGCACGACCCGCAAGCTGACGCCGACGGAGCACGGGCGCGTCTTCTATGACGGCGCCGTCAAAATTCTCGAGGCCGTGAACGAGGCCGAAAGCGCCATCGCCGATCTCTCGCGCAATCCGAAAGGGGCGCTTCGCATCACCGCGCCGCTTGGCATCGGTCGCCGGCTGATTGCCTCCGGCATTCCGGAGTTCCACGACAAATATCCGGATATCGAGGTGCGCCTGCGCCTCTCCGACCACAATATCGATATCTTGAGCGAAGGTGTCGACGTTGCGTTCAAGCTCGGCATTCTTGAGGATTCGAACCTGCGCATGCGCGGCATCATGAACTGCGATCGGGTGGTCTGCGGCGCGCCTGCCTATTTCGAGCGGCGCGGCACACCGGCTACTCCCGATGAGCTCATCACCGAACATCACGACTGTCTGCTGCTGCGCTATCCCGGCTCCAAGGAATACTACTGGACGCTGCAGACGCCCGACGGCGTGCGCAAGTTCGAGGTGAGCGGCCCCTATGATTCCGACGACGGCGACGTGCTGACGCAATGGGCGCTCGACGGCCGCGGGATCATCAACAAGCCGCTGTTCGAGGTGAAGCAGTACATCAATGAAGGCGTCCTGGTCCCGATCCTGCAGGATACACCGCCGCTCAGTGCGCAGCTGGCGGCGATCTATCCGCACAAACGTTTCCAGGATCCAAAGGTACGGCTGATCATCGACTTCATGGCCGAGCGCTGCCAGCGGCTGATCGGCAAATTGCTAGCATGA